The following is a genomic window from Sciurus carolinensis chromosome 3, mSciCar1.2, whole genome shotgun sequence.
ACCCCAGCTGGAGTGTGGGACAGGGTGGGAGTTTCTGGCCACTCAGCGGGGGCAACACTCCGAGGGCCTCAGTATGAGGAGGCTGGTTTTCTGCAGGCTCAGCGATGGTCTGCTTTCACATCCTCTGTCTCTGCATTGTCTTCATGTACTTCCAGCTGCCAGGGTCTCCCCCAGGAGGATTCTTTCACTTGCTTTTTTGCTGGCCAGTGCTCTGGGTGAGGCCTGACTTGTCCCGTGGCTCATGGAGAGACAGGCTGGGTATGAGGAAGTGTACCAGACAACTGAGCCCTGCAGAACTGGACTCCATCACTCGCTAGCTGTGTGCCCACGAGCAAGCCGCTAAACCTTGCTGAGCCTCGATTTGCTCTTCTGTACAGTGGTGCTGTCCCACCCAGCTTTCAATGAGAAGAAAGATTGGGCCTGGGGCAAGACCTTTGGGCCATGAGGCTCTGAGTTCCTGGGGACAGGAACAGGTTATTTCCCTCTGTACCCCCACTCCCAGCCCACCCCAGATTAGACCTAGGGAACCAGAGATGACTGAGTAACTTGTGTCACCCCCCCCCCTACAGCTGCAGAGCCGAGATGGCTCAGAGTACCTGATCCAGCATGACTCAGAGGCCATCATCAGCACCTGGCACAAAGCCATTGCCCAGGGCATCCAGGAGCTGGTAGGCAGAGCCTGGGGTCTCcagggctggtggggaggggtTGGCCAGTCACTATGCAGCATAGCTGTGCCCTCTATGGGAGGGAGTCCCATGGCAccagtgggtgagtgcccctcccTGCAAACACaatccccccaaccccccacccccaccccatagAGCCAGCATGGCAGGTGGGCTGCTGAAGAAAGGGCTTCCTTAATCCTGTCCCTAGGGTTGTCCTTGCAGGAGGACTTTGCAGGAGAGATTGGGTACATCCTAAAGGAATTTTTCCGATTTCAAAGGAAGCAGAAAGCAAAGTATATGCTTTGAGAATTAGCCTCAGGCCAAAATGACAGACTAAAATTAGAAGATAAGACTTAAAAGGATTGATTCAAGAAGCTACCATTTTTTAGGTTCAGAGTATCCATTACATTTGTAGAGATGGGGAGACCTTCTCTGACACTTATTCACCTGGCAATGACCTGGGGCTTTTTGACTCTTCACTCCCTACACGCCAGCATTTCCTGCAGGCTTTAGCTGTAGTACTCATAGTAGGAATCCAGAGGCAGGAGTTTTTGAGGGTGCTCCAGCCCCAGTTGAAATTGCAGGTTCATGACTAGAGGCCAGTCTAGTCAAGTGCATGTAGAGACACTGAGGAAAACGAGGGAAGCGGGACCAGCAGCTGGGAGGTGGGCATAAGAGTGGTCAGGATAAGaaagggtgagagagaaaaatgactcTCCAACACCTTAAGGGCTCTCTACAGTCAAGTAAAGTGACAATTCTGAGATTccctggaggaggtgaggaaaGTTAACCAGGTTAGGGAAAAGAGAACTCTACCCGGGTGGCTCTCCCATTCCTTGCGCCATCCTGGAGAGAACCTCAGCTGGCCCCAGGCACTGCCTCTCTGAGGCTGCGGTAATTCCAGTCTGCAGACCTGCCCCCGGAGGAGGAGAGTGAGACCAGCAGCGCGGACTTCGGGTCCAGTGAGCGCCTGGGAAGCTGGCGGGAGAGAGAGGATGACTCTCGGTCCAGTGCAGGTGTGCGGAGGCCGGTGGCGGGTATCTGCGAGGTGTCATCTTGGCTGGAGCCCGTTGGACCAACCTCGAAGCCACCGACTGACTGATCGACTGATCGGGTCTTGTGTTTCCCTGCAGCAGCTGGCCCTGTTCTGAGCCCTGGGGGCCTGGAGAGCGACTTGAGCAAGGTCCGGCACAAACTCCGCAAGTTCCTGCAGAGGCGGCCCACGCTACAATCGCTGCGGGAGAAGGGCTACATCAGAGGTATGGTGGCACCCATGGGTGGGCCCCCGGGCTTGCGCCCGGCGACACTGACAAGCCTCTCCCCCAGACCAGGTGTTCGGCTGCGCGCTGGCGGTGCTGTGTGAGCGCGAGAGGAGCTCGGTGCCGCGCTTCGTCCAGCAGTGCATCCGCACGGTGGAGGCCCGGGGTACGAGCGGCTGCGTGCTGGGTCCAGCCCTTGCGTGCCTGACGTCCTCCTTCCAGGACAAAAGATGGAGATCCCTGGGTGGGCACAGGGTAGAGGGGGAAAGGACGGAAGCCCTGAGTAGGAAACACCAGGGACTCTGGCCCCACCTGGGTCAGCGCCTCCCTCTCACCCAGGGCTGGACATCGACGGGCTGTACCGCATCAGTGGAAACCTGGCCACCATTCAGAAGCTGCGCTATAAGGTGGACCACGGTGAGGCTTATCCCAGTCCCTGCCCCGGGGCCTCAAAGCGCAAAGGGGTGTTGGCCTCCCCTtcatcctctctcctctcctgctgcAGATGAGCGTCTGGACCTGGATGATGGGCGCTGGGAGGACGTCCACGTCATCACTGGCGCTCTGAAGCTCTTCTTCCGGGAGCTACCCGAGCCCCTCTTCCCCTTCTCACATTTCTGCCAGTTCATTGCGGCCATCAGTGAGAACCTGGGCAGCGGGAGGGGAAGGCTGGGGGACCTGCTCGACCTCAGACCAAGCTGGCTGAGCCCACTGCCCTCCCACCCAGCCAACCCTCCTTCTCCCCTGACCTCCCTTGCCCAGAGCTACAGGACCAGGCCCAGCGAAGCCGTTGTGTGCGTGACCTGGTGCGCTCACTGCCAGCCCCCAACCATGACACGCTGCGGCTGCTCTTCCAGCACCTGTGCAGGTGAGCCGAGTGGGCAGGGGCAGGTCCTGGCCAGAGCCCCCATGCCTGCCACAGGTCTGGGCCCTaaccccatcccacccctccaCAGGGTGATTGAGCACGGTGAGCAGAACCGCATGTCGGTGCAGAGCGTGGCCATAGTGTTCGGGCCCACACTGCTGCGGCCCGAGACCGAGGAGACCAGCATGCCCATGACCATGGTGTTCCAGAACCAGGTGGTGGAGCTCATCCTGCAGCAGTGCTCAGATATCTTCCCGCCCCACTGACTGCATGGACTGTGGACCTGGGACATGGCTGTGGTCCTAGTGAGACTGGAATTTCTCTCGGAGGTCCTTGGCCTTCCGTGGGTCTGCAAGCACTGTGGCTTCTGGACCCCTCGGTTCTGAGGGTATGGTGACCCCTGGTGGGCAGTTTGTGAAATGTGATTTTTCCCCAGCCTGGCGGGTCATGTTCCTCGGTTAATTAGGTTCTGTTCTTCATTACTGCGCCGCCTGCTGGGCCAGTGCGGGAATGTGTGGGGGTGTGAGTTGTGTTTTCTGGGACTCCCACTGAGAGGAGGAATTTGGAGAGGACCTTCCTGGCTTCTTCAGACCTTCACCTGGTCGAGGCCTTCACGAAGACCTTGGTGGCGCCCTGTTCAGGCCCTGTGCCCGTCATGAAGCAGCTACTGACAGCTTCCCTCCAGCCCGGCTGCTGAACCTGCCTTCCTCAGGCCTCAGGGATGAGCTCCTGGGCCTCTTGCAGGCTTGCTGAGGTCCAGGTTCCTGTTTGGGGTTGGGCACCTATGCCCTCCCTGATCCACTGTGTCCTGGGCAGGTTCTTCATGCCCACTGAATGTGGACCCTGCACCTGCACTTGATGTGCACCTTTCCATActtaatcccattttacagatgagaaaactgaggttttcAGGGACAGAGTGAGTTGTTCAGGGTCCAGTGGGTGACCTGACTCCCCAGCAAAGGCTCCTCCCACACCAGAGCAAAGCCTCCAGGGAGGGCTACCATCTTTTGAGCCACCCAGGCCCCATCCCAGCATGGACCCATGggcaaaacaaagaaactaagCTGGGTCTGTCCTGTCTGTGTCTGGGCTGGGGAGGTTCCTGAAAGCAAGGAGGGAAACTGCCCGTTGTTCTTCtctggggggaggggaaaggtgTGCCTACCTGGTGCCCACCTTGCTGTGAAGACCTGGGAAGGGCCTGCAGGGGGTGGAGGACAACCTCAGGAAAGGAGAGGTGAACCTTGGAGTCAGCAGACCCCTTCCCTCTTCATGCACAAACCACCTCAGTTTATGGATCTcagaccccagccccacccatcCATTCTTTGACTCAGCCGACAATAATAGGTAATATTTATTAGGCATTTGCCAAGCATTTTATTTGGATCATCCCCACCTGTTTCTCACAGTCagtatttattgtttgttcttgTGTGCCCGGCACTGTGCTCTGGGGCAAGGATGCTATACATGCCGACTGTCCTGCTAGAGCCGAGCCCACCCCTGATGCCAGTGGGGGCAGGGTAGGAGTTCAGATGGAGGCCtaatgtctaaatatttaaaagttatcaATCAAGCTAACAgctgttaaataaaatatgttctattctCCTACTTTGGCAAACCTGCTTTGATGATGACTTGGAAGGCCAGGTTCTAATTTAACTCCTGTGACTCTCCCAAGATCCATACCCAAACAAGGTGGCACAAGAAGAGTTAGTCCTGGCCTTCAACCTGCCGCCCTTATCTTCCCACCCAAGGAGAGGCTCACATGCAGGCGGCTCCATCTTCTGGTCCATGAGCACAGATGGCCAGTACCCCCTACCCAGCTGCCACTTGGCCACTCAGCTGCTGACCCAGGGGGAAGTGGGCCTGGGCCGTTGGGGCAGGGCATTCTGGGACTCTGCATGCAGGGAGCCTGGTCTAGAGGAAGGCTCCAGCTCTCCCTAGATTCCTCATCCTGTGAGAAGAGCCATAAGCAGAGCGGGTTCAGACTGGTACCTTCCAGAGCAGAGACCCACTGCAGGGGCTCCATCATCCAAGTCTAAGGCAGGCGTTTGGCAACTGATGACTTGGCCAAATACATTTGTACAAGAGTTCGGAAGAAACCCAGGGGCTGGGATATGACTGTTGCCTGGGACTCAAGATGCTCTGCAGAAGCCACTTTGAGGCAAGCAGTAATAAAGAGGAATCAACCAGGCAAGGAATTAAGGGAAGTGTGTCTAGTCTGagagaacagcatgtgcaaaggctcAGAGGCAGGCAAGTTTGCAGGGAGAATAAAATCTGAGACTCTATTGTGACTGGGCCCAGAAAGCCAGTGGGTATGGGTGAGAGTGAGACTGGAGAGGCTGGCAAGGGACAGGGCCTGCAGGGCCCTCTGAACCACCCTGATGGAGGCCTTTGGGCAAGGGTGTTGGTTGGGTCACCAGGACAAGGAGCTGGAGGATTTGGGTCAGAGAAGTCTTAGGAAGTGTCAGTTCCTCACCCCACTCCAGGCTTCTGACTCCAGCAAGGTATCAGGGACTAATAATGTGGCAGCAGAGACACCCTAGGATCCTCCCATCATCACCAGGAGGAGCAGCAGAAATCACCCACCACCAGTGAGGAAGTGACATGTAACTAACTCAGCTGAGGTCATGGTAGGTTGATGGCACCTGGCCCAAAGCTCCATTTGCACAGCCTGAGGACCTACTATGCACCTCACTGGAAGTTTGAGGCTCAACCACAAGTCCCAGCATTGAGCCTGGTGCATGGTGAGCCCTGCAGGAGCCATTGAGCATATTTTGAAGGACCCAGACTTTGTCCAAACAGGGTAGGAATAGACCCTGCCCTCTTGCAGCTCTCTGGTTGGGGAGAGACTTAAGGAGTGACAGTGGCATAGTTGTTAAGAGTTGTCAAAGGGCCTCTCCCAAGCCCCTTTCCCTGCCACTGATGCCCGAAGTCCTCTTTGGCCTGGCCTCTTCCCTTGAGCTACTCTAGAAAGGGTCATGGAGCCCACAAGCTTGCTCAGTCAGGTGGACACGTCTGTGCATGTGGACACAAGAGCTGCCTGTGTCCTCCCGGAGGCACATGTTACTTCTACAGCAACATGGCTCTTCTCCACTCCTGCACCCTCCCTTTCTCAGCTCCCCCTCTTCTACCCACCCAGTCGCTTTCAGGGGAGGGCAGGACTCCAACATGTCAACCAGAGGAACGTGAACACGTGACTCATGTTTCAGTTTTCTGAGGGACATAGGAGTGGACTTGCTGGATCCTGGGTGACTCTAACCTTCTGAGGGCCTGTCAGACTGTTTTCTATACTGGCTATACCATTTCACATCCCATCGGCCATGTGGGAGGATTTCTGTTCTCTTCCACTTTCTGCAACAACCATTCTGGGTTTTCACGCTCCTCAGACTCCAGGCCtcctacctccctccctctggacaatggctgcctccacctcccagaaGCAGTGTACACATTTAAAGGTCAGCCCTTCCTCACCACATCCTgcctttcctccttttccctggTACCTCAGAGCACTCATCTCTCCAGGGTTCAGTTAATTGCCATTTTTTCCAGGAAATATCACTGTCACCAAGCATGTTCCTCTCTTACATGGTCAGTGGCCATCTTGGGTTGAATTCCCCAGGAAACAGAAACAAGCAGGTGGTAGACTGAATGCACTCGGAGCAGCACCTGTTGGGGATGAAGACAGGTGGACCAGGCCTAGGGAGAAATTGAGTTGAGCCACAGGCCCATCCCAGGCCTCAAGCAAAGGGCCAGACCTTCAAACCGCCTTACTGGATCCAGTGAGTCACTGAATGCCAGCTGCCTCACTGGGTGGTGTAGATTTGGGCAAAGCAGCTCTCTTCAGCCCAGGGGTGATCCTGGAGAGAGACTCAGATGAGAACTGCCAGCTGCGGATCTTGCCTGCAACTGGAGAAATTCTTGCTTCAGTCCTGGAGGAGGGAATGAGGGTGGTGCCCACAGCATCCTCCACAACCCCCAACAGGCCCTGCCTGCACCATGGGGTCATGCTGAggacctctccctcctccctctccccacatcTCTGCATCTGCTGCCATTCTCCCCCTCTTCACAGCCAAACTTCTCGAAGAATGTCCACATTCATTGTCCCGGTCCACCGACTTTGCTCACTCTGCACGCACTTCAGACCGCAGAAGTCCCCAGCCTCAACAATGATTCCACATGGAAAGCAGCTGGACATTTTGGGGTCTCCAAACTCATTGTCCTC
Proteins encoded in this region:
- the Arhgap27 gene encoding rho GTPase-activating protein 27 isoform X5, giving the protein MQPGLSPGLSPGSPMDQRPPTPETDYPELLTSYPEEDYSPVGSFSEPGPTSPLAAPPGWSCHISPDKQMLYTNHFTQEQWVRLEDQQGKPYFYNPEDSSVRWELPQVPVPAPRSICKSSQDSDTPAQISPPEERIKTLDKAGVLHRTKTVDKGKRLRKKHWSASWTVLEGGVLTFFKDSKTSAAGGLRQPYKLSTPEYTVELKGASLSWAPKDKSSKKNVLELQSRDGSEYLIQHDSEAIISTWHKAIAQGIQELSADLPPEEESETSSADFGSSERLGSWREREDDSRSSAAAGPVLSPGGLESDLSKVRHKLRKFLQRRPTLQSLREKGYIRDQVFGCALAVLCERERSSVPRFVQQCIRTVEARGLDIDGLYRISGNLATIQKLRYKVDHDERLDLDDGRWEDVHVITGALKLFFRELPEPLFPFSHFCQFIAAIKLQDQAQRSRCVRDLVRSLPAPNHDTLRLLFQHLCRVIEHGEQNRMSVQSVAIVFGPTLLRPETEETSMPMTMVFQNQVVELILQQCSDIFPPH